CATCGGTGTTTACAATCATCACGCCATCCTGAATCGTGTCGACAACGGTTTTCCAGTATGAATCGAGTTCTTTTTCAAACATGGCATCCTCCATATGTTAGAAAAGTGAACATGCGAATTGTTCAATAAGTTAACACACGAACAACCGATGAACAAGTTCAAAGCAACAAATTGGGCGCTTCGCAGGCATTTTTGTTGCCGCACTGTTTTTTATTTAGATATATTTCAATCAGTTGTCTTTAGACTGTGTCCAGTTGGAAAAACATGGCATCCGCATTGCTTTATACATTGAAAAAGAGAAGCTGAGACCATGCAGATTGATTTAAGAAACTGGATAATGCCGTTTTCGCTTTTAAAAGGCAGCAACGCTTTCAGGTCGCTTAAGGCGGATGAAACACTCGAACTACTGTGGAGCGACACGCAGAATCTGAACGACCTGTTAAAGATCATTCCATCCGATCAATGCGAGATCGTTTCGGTGAGAGACTTATCGCCGGACAACCCGGGCATAAGCGTTCGCATGCGCAAAATGCATAATTAAATAAGGGAAAGGAGAATATCATGAGCGATGTAGATTTAAGCACGATTGAAATTGCGAGCACCGTCGATGCCAGGGGCAGCGCCTGCCCCGGCCCCCTGCTGGAGGCCAAGAAAGGGATTGGCAAGGTCAAAGTCGGTGAAATTCTGGAAATTTTTTCCAACGATTCAGGCACCCGCAAAGACATCCCCGCCTGGTCGAACAAGGTCGGCCACGCTTACCTCGGTGTGCTCGAAGCCGACGGCTATGACAAGCACTATGTCAAACGCAACAAATAACCCGTACGGTGATGTTCAGGCCGGTACTTTCACCCGGCCGCATGGTGACCACAAAGACACATAGGACGGATGCGGTTTTTTCCCCCGGGTGTCTTTGTGGTCTACCACGTCCTGAAGAGGAGGCCTTGTTCAGGAAATCCGCTGAACAAGGTGCCCGCAGGCAATTATCCATCAGCAACAGGGCAGGAGAATAATGGCAACGCAAGCAAGCAGCAAAAAAGAGGGAAAAATCCTCATCCTGGCGACCGAGAACTGTGCCTACCCCGGAGCCAACTCGGTGGGCCAGGCACACTCGAGTTATCCCGCCAACACCTATATCATGCGCGTTCGAGCGCCGGTGTTGTTTCCGGAACGGTTTTATCTGGACTGTTTTAAAAAGGGCATTGCCGCCATCATCATCATGTCCTGTGGCGAAGAATGCCCCTATGAAGGCGCCTATCATGCCCTCGCGAAAAGAATCGACCGCGTCTATGCCATGATGAAGGAGCAGGGGCTGGATATCCGGCGCCTGCGCCTGACGGCAATCTGCACGGTGTGCAACCGGGCTTTTCTAAAGGAAGTCAACGAGATGAACGCGCTTATCCAGGAGATCGGGCTGCCTGAATTTGAGAAAGCCGCCTAATTTTAAAAAGCGTGTTGTCGGATCAGGAGAGATGCATGCAACCCAACCAAGAAATGGAATTTGACGCCATAACGATAGGGGGCGGTATTGCAGGACTTCAATCCGCCCTGGACCTGGCCGATCAGGGCTACAAAGTGGCGGTAATCGAGAAAGATGCCACCATCGGGGGCAAGATGATTCGCCTTTCCAAGGTATTCCCAACCTTGGATTGTGCCAGTTGCATCACGACCCCCAAGATGGCAGCAGCCGCACATCATGAAAATATAACCATTTTTACCTGTTGTGAGTTGAAAAGCCTCGATCGCGAAGGGGAGAAGCTTCTTGTCCGGGTAACCCAGATGCCCCGCTATGTCGACCCTGACAAGTGCATCGGTTGTCGCCAATGTGAATATGGCTGTCCGGTCTATGTCGCGGATGACGAACAGGGGGGGTTCAACATGCGCAAGGCCATCCGGATTCCCTTCTCCAACGCCATCCCCCAGGTCGCTCTTTTGGATATGGACAACTGTTCCCTCTGCGGCAAGTGCGATCGGGTCTGCCCAACGGACGCGGTCAACTACCTCGATCAGCCTGTTGATTTCGTTATCAAGTCCCAGAGCGCCGTTCTTACCACCGGTTTCGATTTGACCCCGGCGGAACAAAAGAAAGAGTATGGCGGCGGCCAGATTCAAAATGTGATCACTTCCATGCAGATGGAACGGTTGCTGGCGCCCCACGGTCCCTACATGCGGGTCCTGCGGCCATCCGACGGCAAGGAACCGGACTCCATTGCCTACATTCAGTGTGCGGGATCACGCGACAAGAGCATCGGGATTCCCTATTGCTCCAGGGTTTGCTGCATGTATGCCATCAAACAGGGCATGCTGCTTTCCGGGGCGCTCCCGCTGGCGGATATTACCATTTACTACATGGATATTCGTGCCTTCGGCAAAGGCTATGAACAGTTTTTCCAGAATGCCAAGGCCATGGGCATCGAGTTCGTGAAAGGCAAGGTGGCCAAGATCACCCAGGGTGAGAATCAGAATGTCAACCTGCGCTATGAGGCCCAGGAGGACGGCGGCGGGGTGGTTACCCGCGAACACGACCTGGTGGTTCTCTCACTGGGCATGGTTCCCCAGTGGCATCCGGGGCGTGTGTGTCCGGTTTCAGTGGGTGGTGACGGATTCATCAAAAACATCATGCCCAGGATGGCACCTGCGCTTACGGATCTGGAGGGGGTGTTCACGGCGGGGGTGGCCTCGGGTCCCAAAGACATCGTGGACACCATTGCCGAGGCCGGCGCCGCTGCCATGGAGGCATCGAAATACATGCGGGCTCAAAGCAGCTCATTCGAAAAGGTAGCCTAGAAACATAAATCAGCCTCGTACGGGCGGTTGTCGGCTGCAAGGCAGTTGTGTCGGCCAACAATCGGGAAAAACCATTGGATGTAAAGCCATGACGGACAAAGAGACGGATAAAGAAAAAGAGAGCCAGGACAAAAAAGTCGGCGTGTACATTTGCCACTGTGGCGGGAATATTTCAGACCATGTGGATGTAGAGGCAGTGGCCGAGAAGGTGAAAAAGCTCCCAGGTGTCGCCAAGGTCCATACCAATACCTTCATGTGCTCGGATCCGGGGCAGGAGCTTATCCAGAAAGACATCAAGGAGGGCTCCATCGACCGGGTGGTCGTGGCATCGTGTGCCCCCAGCCTTCACGAGCTCACCTTTCGAGGAGCCATAAAACGGGCGAATTTTAACCCCTACCTCTACGAACATGCCAATATAAGGGAACAGGTCAGCTGGGTTCATCACGGAGAAAAGGCCACGGAAAAGGCCGCCTCTCTGGTGGCGGCGGCCGTGGCCAAAACAAAACAATTGACACCCCTGGAACCCATCAGGGTGGATGCCCGGCGCCACGCAACGGTCATCGGTGGCGGAATAGCCGGTATGCGCGCGGCCATTGACCTGGCCGAGAAAGGGCTCAAGGTAGCCCTCATCGAAAAATCACCCTTTTTAGGCGGCCGGACGGCCAAACTCGACACCCTTTTTCCCACGGGGGAAAAGGCGGCCGACCTGGTTCGGGCCTTTGCAGATAAAATCGAAGCATCGGCCGCTATTAGCGTGCACACCTGCGCGCAAATCGTTGAATTCCAGGGGTATGTGGGCAACTTCAACTTGACCGTCAAGCAGGCGCCACCGGTCGTGGAAGATGAAGGCGCGGCCAAGATTATCACGGCGGCGGCCAGTGCCGGACCCGGTGACTACGTTCCCTTCGCGGGGTATTTCCCGGAGCCTGTCCCCACGGACGCCAGGACCACTGCCGTGGAGACCGGGGCGGTCGTATTCGCCACCGGCTTCCATACCTATACGCCCGGCGACGGCGAGTTCGGTTATCTCAAACACCGGCAGGTGATGACGCTTCCCGAGTTGATAGAGGAGATGGCCAAGAGCGAGGCAGAGGGCAAGTACCTGCAGATCGACGGCAACACGGTTCGTAGCGTCGCCCTGATTCACTGCGTGGGCAGTCGGCAGATACCCGGCATTCACGAGCCGGATGCAGACGGTAACCTGAACGAATACTGCTCGCGGACGTGCTGTACGGCCACGCTCCAGGCGGCCGCTGAGATCAAAAAGCACCATCCGGCAACGCAGGTGTTCGAGTTTTACCGGGACATTCGTACCTATGGGCGCGGTCAGGAAGAGATTTATGAGGAGGCTTCCAACCGCAATGTTTTGTTCTTTCGTTACGAGCCCGAGGACCCGCCGGTGGTCGAAAGGGCTAATCACCGTTCGCATCCGCTGCAGATCAGAGTCAAGGACACATTGACGTTCGGGGAGGAGGTCATCGCACCGGTCGATCTGGTTGTGCTTTCCGTGGGGATGGAGGCCGGCAACATTAAACAACTGGTGGAGATGATGAAGCTTCCGGTGGGTGCCGATCGGTTCCTGCAGGAAGTCCATCCCAAG
This window of the Deltaproteobacteria bacterium genome carries:
- a CDS encoding sulfurtransferase TusA family protein, whose protein sequence is MSDVDLSTIEIASTVDARGSACPGPLLEAKKGIGKVKVGEILEIFSNDSGTRKDIPAWSNKVGHAYLGVLEADGYDKHYVKRNK
- a CDS encoding hydrogenase iron-sulfur subunit: MATQASSKKEGKILILATENCAYPGANSVGQAHSSYPANTYIMRVRAPVLFPERFYLDCFKKGIAAIIIMSCGEECPYEGAYHALAKRIDRVYAMMKEQGLDIRRLRLTAICTVCNRAFLKEVNEMNALIQEIGLPEFEKAA
- a CDS encoding FAD-dependent oxidoreductase, with protein sequence MQPNQEMEFDAITIGGGIAGLQSALDLADQGYKVAVIEKDATIGGKMIRLSKVFPTLDCASCITTPKMAAAAHHENITIFTCCELKSLDREGEKLLVRVTQMPRYVDPDKCIGCRQCEYGCPVYVADDEQGGFNMRKAIRIPFSNAIPQVALLDMDNCSLCGKCDRVCPTDAVNYLDQPVDFVIKSQSAVLTTGFDLTPAEQKKEYGGGQIQNVITSMQMERLLAPHGPYMRVLRPSDGKEPDSIAYIQCAGSRDKSIGIPYCSRVCCMYAIKQGMLLSGALPLADITIYYMDIRAFGKGYEQFFQNAKAMGIEFVKGKVAKITQGENQNVNLRYEAQEDGGGVVTREHDLVVLSLGMVPQWHPGRVCPVSVGGDGFIKNIMPRMAPALTDLEGVFTAGVASGPKDIVDTIAEAGAAAMEASKYMRAQSSSFEKVA
- a CDS encoding CoB--CoM heterodisulfide reductase iron-sulfur subunit A family protein — translated: MTDKETDKEKESQDKKVGVYICHCGGNISDHVDVEAVAEKVKKLPGVAKVHTNTFMCSDPGQELIQKDIKEGSIDRVVVASCAPSLHELTFRGAIKRANFNPYLYEHANIREQVSWVHHGEKATEKAASLVAAAVAKTKQLTPLEPIRVDARRHATVIGGGIAGMRAAIDLAEKGLKVALIEKSPFLGGRTAKLDTLFPTGEKAADLVRAFADKIEASAAISVHTCAQIVEFQGYVGNFNLTVKQAPPVVEDEGAAKIITAAASAGPGDYVPFAGYFPEPVPTDARTTAVETGAVVFATGFHTYTPGDGEFGYLKHRQVMTLPELIEEMAKSEAEGKYLQIDGNTVRSVALIHCVGSRQIPGIHEPDADGNLNEYCSRTCCTATLQAAAEIKKHHPATQVFEFYRDIRTYGRGQEEIYEEASNRNVLFFRYEPEDPPVVERANHRSHPLQIRVKDTLTFGEEVIAPVDLVVLSVGMEAGNIKQLVEMMKLPVGADRFLQEVHPKLRPVELANTGILLAGTCQAPMDIGEACAAAQAAAAKAATLLDRGYAELDPFVASVDEGRCQGHGECREVCPVEGTIVLEAGGPDGEAKRARVNAALCTGCGICVAACPENAINVKGWTLQQYEAMVDAIVAA